Proteins encoded by one window of Arachis ipaensis cultivar K30076 chromosome B04, Araip1.1, whole genome shotgun sequence:
- the LOC107635691 gene encoding protein DETOXIFICATION 9 isoform X1 codes for MNKEEAAIPLLLTRREEEEKEVNKNSNNNNINGVVESALFWQELKRVGSMAAPMVAVTVSQYLLQVVSMMMVGHLGVLVTFSGVAIATSFAEVTGFSILIGMAGALETLCGQTYGAEEFRSLGNYTCCAIGTLTLVCLPISLIWIFMDKILLLFGQDPAISLVAREYCICLIPALYGYAVLQAMTRYFQTQSMIYPMVFSSVAALCFHVPICWGLVFKFGLGHIGAAFAIAISYWLNAIGLVVYMKCSSSCEKSKIVFSSNALKCISEFLQYAIPSGLMFCFEWWSFELLTLFSGLLPNPQLETSILSVCLNTTTLHFFIPYAVGASASTRVSNELGAGNPKAAKGIIRVIVTVAVTEAVIVSSFFICFRNVLGNAYSNDMQVIENVAKMAPLLCVSVIADSLIGVLSGVARGGGFQQIGAYVNLGGYYLVGAPIALFLGFGLKLNAKGLWMGTLSGSCLVVIILAIVTALTDWEKEATKARERIAENSIKDGDVSVSSV; via the exons ATGAACAAAGAGGAAGCAGCAATACCACTGCTTCTAacaaggagagaagaagaagaaaaagaggtgaacaagaatagtaataataataatattaatgggGTAGTGGAGAGTGCATTGTTTTGGCAAGAGTTAAAGAGGGTAGGTTCCATGGCTGCTCCAATGGTGGCTGTGACTGTGTCTCAGTACCTTCTACAAGTTGTGTCTATGATGATGGTTGGCCATCTTGGTGTACTTGTAACCTTCTCTGGTGTTGCCATTGCTACTTCTTTTGCTGAAGTTACTGGCTTCAGTATCCTT ATAGGGATGGCTGGTGCATTAGAAACCTTATGTGGCCAAACCTATGGTGCTGAAGAATTCAGAAGTCTTGGAAACTACACTTGTTGTGCAATTGGTACTCTAACTCTGGTTTGTCTCCCCATATCTCTGATATGGATATTCATGGACAAGATACTATTGCTTTTTGGCCAAGACCCCGCGATTTCCCTCGTGGCTCGCGAGTACTGTATATGCCTGATCCCGGCTCTGTATGGCTACGCCGTCCTTCAAGCCATGACTCGATACTTCCAGACTCAGAGTATGATCTATCCCATGGTTTTCAGCTCTGTCGCGGCTCTGTGTTTTCATGTACCTATTTGTTGGGGTCTGGTGTTTAAATTTGGACTAGGACACATTGGAGCAGCATTTGCTATTGCAATTTCATATTGGTTGAATGCCATTGGCCTTGTTGTTTACATGAAGTGTTCATCATCATGTGAGAAATCCAAGATTGTGTTTTCTAGTAATGCTTTAAAATGCATTTCTGAGTTCTTGCAATATGCTATCCCTTCTGGACTCATGTTTTG TTTTGAATGGTGGTCATTTGAGCTTCTTACATTATTTTCTGGTCTCCTACCTAATCCTCAACTAGAAACCTCGATTCTTTCGGTCTG CCTTAACACTACTACATTGCACTTCTTCATTCCTTATGCTGTTGGAGCTTCTGCAAG CACTCGCGTGTCGAATGAATTAGGAGCAGGGAATCCGAAGGCGGCTAAAGGAATCATTCGTGTGATTGTTACAGTTGCAGTTACAGAGGCAGTTATTGTAAGCAGCTTCTTCATATGTTTCAGGAATGTGTTAGGAAATGCTTACAGCAATGACATGCAAGTTATAGAAAATGTTGCAAAAATGGCTCCTCTTCTTTGTGTTTCTGTTATTGCTGATAGTCTAATAGGAGTTCTTTCTG GGGTTGCAAGAGGTGGAGGATTTCAACAAATAGGAGCTTATGTGAACCTTGGAGGCTATTATCTTGTTGGAGCTCCAATTGCATTGTTCTTGGGATTTGGCCTAAAACTCAATGCTAAGGGACTCTGGATGGGAACTTTATCTGGCTCTTGTCTAGTAGTAATTATACTTGCTATTGTAACAGCATTAACAGATTGGGAAAAAgag GCAACAAAAGCAAGAGAGAGAATAGCAGAGAACTCAATTAAAGATGGTGATGTATCTGTATCATCAGTATGA
- the LOC107635691 gene encoding protein DETOXIFICATION 9 isoform X2 codes for MNKEEAAIPLLLTRREEEEKEVNKNSNNNNINGVVESALFWQELKRVGSMAAPMVAVTVSQYLLQVVSMMMVGHLGVLVTFSGVAIATSFAEVTGFSILIGMAGALETLCGQTYGAEEFRSLGNYTCCAIGTLTLVCLPISLIWIFMDKILLLFGQDPAISLVAREYCICLIPALYGYAVLQAMTRYFQTQSMIYPMVFSSVAALCFHVPICWGLVFKFGLGHIGAAFAIAISYWLNAIGLVVYMKCSSSCEKSKIVFSSNALKCISEFLQYAIPSGLMFCFEWWSFELLTLFSGLLPNPQLETSILSVCLNTTTLHFFIPYAVGASASTRVSNELGAGNPKAAKGIIRVIVTVAVTEAVIVSSFFICFRNVLGNAYSNDMQVIENVAKMAPLLCVSVIADSLIGVLSENILLAINLKGLQEVEDFNK; via the exons ATGAACAAAGAGGAAGCAGCAATACCACTGCTTCTAacaaggagagaagaagaagaaaaagaggtgaacaagaatagtaataataataatattaatgggGTAGTGGAGAGTGCATTGTTTTGGCAAGAGTTAAAGAGGGTAGGTTCCATGGCTGCTCCAATGGTGGCTGTGACTGTGTCTCAGTACCTTCTACAAGTTGTGTCTATGATGATGGTTGGCCATCTTGGTGTACTTGTAACCTTCTCTGGTGTTGCCATTGCTACTTCTTTTGCTGAAGTTACTGGCTTCAGTATCCTT ATAGGGATGGCTGGTGCATTAGAAACCTTATGTGGCCAAACCTATGGTGCTGAAGAATTCAGAAGTCTTGGAAACTACACTTGTTGTGCAATTGGTACTCTAACTCTGGTTTGTCTCCCCATATCTCTGATATGGATATTCATGGACAAGATACTATTGCTTTTTGGCCAAGACCCCGCGATTTCCCTCGTGGCTCGCGAGTACTGTATATGCCTGATCCCGGCTCTGTATGGCTACGCCGTCCTTCAAGCCATGACTCGATACTTCCAGACTCAGAGTATGATCTATCCCATGGTTTTCAGCTCTGTCGCGGCTCTGTGTTTTCATGTACCTATTTGTTGGGGTCTGGTGTTTAAATTTGGACTAGGACACATTGGAGCAGCATTTGCTATTGCAATTTCATATTGGTTGAATGCCATTGGCCTTGTTGTTTACATGAAGTGTTCATCATCATGTGAGAAATCCAAGATTGTGTTTTCTAGTAATGCTTTAAAATGCATTTCTGAGTTCTTGCAATATGCTATCCCTTCTGGACTCATGTTTTG TTTTGAATGGTGGTCATTTGAGCTTCTTACATTATTTTCTGGTCTCCTACCTAATCCTCAACTAGAAACCTCGATTCTTTCGGTCTG CCTTAACACTACTACATTGCACTTCTTCATTCCTTATGCTGTTGGAGCTTCTGCAAG CACTCGCGTGTCGAATGAATTAGGAGCAGGGAATCCGAAGGCGGCTAAAGGAATCATTCGTGTGATTGTTACAGTTGCAGTTACAGAGGCAGTTATTGTAAGCAGCTTCTTCATATGTTTCAGGAATGTGTTAGGAAATGCTTACAGCAATGACATGCAAGTTATAGAAAATGTTGCAAAAATGGCTCCTCTTCTTTGTGTTTCTGTTATTGCTGATAGTCTAATAGGAGTTCTTTCTG AGAACATCTTATTAGCAATTAATTTGAAGGGGTTGCAAGAGGTGGAGGATTTCAACAAATAG